CATATATGTGTACCATGGCATGCAGTGAGGGTGAATGGGTTTGCTTGCCTAGACCCCAAGCAAGTAACAGCCGATCACTTCCTTTTCAGAGGCCTTAACATACCAGGAAACACATCTAACCCATTGGGCTCCTTCGTAAACCGGCCAACTGTGTTTGAAATCCCCGGCCTCAACACCCTCGGCATCTCCACCGTTCGTGTCGACTACGCCCCAGGCGGGGTGGTACCACCGCACCGACACCCACGAGCCTCCGAAATACTGACGGTGCTGGAAGGCAAGGTGTTTGTTGGCTTCGTCACATCAGACCCCGAAAACAGGCTTGTTTCGAAAACACTGGACAAGGGAGATGTATTTGTTATTCCATTTGGACTGATTCACTTCCAACAAAACGTTGGCCAAGAGAATGCTGTTACGATGGCGTTCTTGAGCAGCCAGAACCCTGGCGTTATCGCCATCGCGAATACCGTTTTCGGGTCGAAACCAGCAATAGACGATCGGGTACTAGCCAAGGCTTTCCGGGTTGATAAGTCGATCGTCCATCAGCTCCAAGCTCCACATCAATAAGATTTTAATTTGGTTCTTGTGATTCGTTTATTATGTTACGTTTTCTCTGCAATGTGTAGATTAAATGCACCtttaatttatattcatttcaaatatttcacgTAAGTAATAAATTAATAGTGAATATAAATATCTAta
This genomic window from Primulina huaijiensis isolate GDHJ02 chromosome 7, ASM1229523v2, whole genome shotgun sequence contains:
- the LOC140981347 gene encoding putative germin-like protein 2-1, encoding MANFMLIIAMNSILAFLVVLAHEPSPLQDFCVADFNSTVRVNGFACLDPKQVTADHFLFRGLNIPGNTSNPLGSFVNRPTVFEIPGLNTLGISTVRVDYAPGGVVPPHRHPRASEILTVLEGKVFVGFVTSDPENRLVSKTLDKGDVFVIPFGLIHFQQNVGQENAVTMAFLSSQNPGVIAIANTVFGSKPAIDDRVLAKAFRVDKSIVHQLQAPHQ